Proteins encoded in a region of the Vicia villosa cultivar HV-30 ecotype Madison, WI linkage group LG5, Vvil1.0, whole genome shotgun sequence genome:
- the LOC131605608 gene encoding putative F-box/FBD/LRR-repeat protein At4g13965, whose translation MNFNFCPKLIIILLHTSKYFIGLSDHLYHSRIRTKFGRTSVAGDLYKDRLSDLPECIILHILSFLGTKLAVRTCVLSTRWKHLWKRIPTLTLNSFEFSTLKIFSVFLSKILSLRDTSTALHAFDLRRGRNIEPRLLKKFLKCVSSHSTHLQRLGISLNGDTGLILKCVSSCRALTSLKLSLRSKWSDPTEILFPKSLNLPLLTSLDLAHFAFCGDESGCAEPFLEFTKLNSLVIYDCKVIDAQILTISSETLVNLTMNYNSSLLAKIKLYAPNLCTFDYTGSHHFHEISGSGFSLVKKVNIKSRRFSASMEDALVLFNWLLNFVNIESLTVTSTVLQILSLVPDLFEVKLRSLHNLKSLKVKLIGIQEGSLLELIEDDMLKKAAAKSPEEVAKLREAFETCLEPPAIPDGIVDFLRQNSPSAEVNITTKYPSSFNLKQIEESIKGAKINNYRSRFSVPSSSGLP comes from the exons ATGAATTTCAATTTTTGccctaaattaattattatccTTCTTCATACTTCAAAATATTTTATAGGCTTGTCTGATCATCTCTATCATAGCAGGATTCGAACAAAGTTTGGGAGAACAAGTGTCGCTGGGGATCTGTATAAAGACAGACTGAGTGACTTACCGGAATGTATTATCCTTCATATTTTGTCGTTTTTGGGCACAAAACTTGCAGTTCGAACATGTGTTTTGTCCACCAGATGGAAACATCTCTGGAAACGAATTCCAACTCTTACGTTGAATTCTTTTGAATTTAGCactttgaagatattttctgtaTTCCTGTCTAAGATTTTGTCACTCCGTGATACCTCAACTGCACTGCATGCATTTGACCTTAGACGTGGTCGTAATATTGAGCCTCGACTgcttaaaaagtttttaaaatgtgTTTCTTCCCATAGCACCCATCTCCAGCGATTAGGAATCTCTCTCAATGGTGATACCGGTCTCATTTTGAAATGTGTTTCTTCATGCCGGGCTCTTACATCTCTTAAGCTTTCACTTCGCTCTAAATGGAGTGATCCTACAgaaatattatttccaaaatcTTTGAATTTGCCTTTACTAACCAGCTTGGATCTAGCACATTTTGCCTTTTGCGGTGATGAAAGTGGTTGTGCTGAGCCCTTTTTGGAGTTTACCAAGCTAAATAGTTTGGTCATTTATGATTGTAAGGTAATCGATGCACAAATCCTCACCATATCAAGCGAGACACTTGTCAATTTAACTATGAATTATAATTCATCTCTCCTTgccaaaatcaagctatatgctCCAAATCTTTGTACCTTTGATTATACCGGTAGCCACCATTTTCACGAAATTAGTGGGAGCGGATTTTCTTTGGttaaaaaagtaaatatcaaATCACGGCGATTTTCAGCTTCGATGGAGGATGCTTTGGTTCTATTTAACTGGCTGCTAAACTTTGTCAATATAGAGTCATTGACTGTCACTTCAACTGTTCTTCAG ATTCTCTCCTTAGTTCCTGATTTATTCGAGGTTAAGCTCCGTTCTTTGCATAACTTGAAGTCATTGAAAGTAAAACTGATAGGAATTCAGGAAGGatctttattagaattaatagaAGACGACATGTTAAAGAAAGCTGCTGCCAAGTCTCCTGAAGAAGTTGCAAAGTTAAGAGAGGCATTTGAAACATGTTTGGAACCACCCGCCATACCTGATGGAATAGTTGACTTCTTGCGACAGAATTCTCCATCGGCTGAAGTTAACATCACAACAAAATATCCGAGTTCTTTTAATTTGAAGCAG ATTGAAGAATCTATAAAGGGTGCGAAGATTAACAATTATCGTTCGCGATTCTCTGTGCCTTCCTCCTCCGGACTTCCGTGA
- the LOC131602785 gene encoding F-box protein At4g22280-like, producing MKKRRPSENENEETDENEDRLSDLPDCIILHILSFLNTKHVVQTCVLSTRWKHLWKCIPTLILHSSRFTSLKKFDTFVSNIFILRDSSTELHAFDLDIEHRGNIEPQLLKKIANYVSSHDTHLRDLGISLRGDISLIFSCVSSCRALTSLRLKAYPRVNDNVYAETLFPKSLNLPLLTSLDLTNFDFCGGENCHEPFLAYTKLNSLVLRSCRIGGNAQFFSISSDTLVNLALHSNSYAVIQIKLSTPNLCTFEFTGDIIPKLCEGGLSSVKQVNIDSQNILACSGDALILFSWLLDLSNVESLTVTSTILQILSLVPAMLEVKLPSLYNLKSLKVELIPLDDGLLRLLMKENMLKKAAAKSSKEVFKLKKAFKARLEPPAIPDGIVDFLRQNSPSAEVNITTNYPSSFNLKQVEESIKGAKIIKYCSRFSVPSSSVASASAAKSAF from the exons ATGAAGAAAAGAAGGCCTAGTGAGAATGAAAATGAAGAAACTGATGAAAATGAAGATAGGCTGAGTGACTTACCAGACTGTATTATCCTTCACATTTTATCATTTCTGAATACCAAACATGTTGTTCAAACTTGCGTTTtatccacgagatggaaacatcTCTGGAAATGTATTCCAACTCTTATCTTGCATTCTTCAAGATTTACCTCTTTAAAGAAATTTGACACATTTGTGTCTAACATTTTTATTCTGCGTGATAGCTCAACTGAACTTCACGCTTTCGACCTTGACATTGAACATCGTGGTAATATTGAGCCACAACTCCTTAAAAAGATTGCAAACTATGTTAGCTCCCATGATACCCACCTCCGGGATTTAGGAATCTCTCTTCGTGGTGATATTTCTCTCATTTTCagctgtgtttcttcttgtcGAGCGCTTACATCTCTTAGGCTTAAAGCTTACCCTAGAGTTAATGATAATGTTTATGCAGAAACATTATTTCCAAAATCTTTGAATCTGCCTTTATTGACCAGCTTAGATCTAACAAATTTCGACTTTTGTGGTGGTGAAAACTGTCATGAGCCCTTTTTGGCCTATACCAAGTTGAATAGTTTGGTCCTTCGTAGTTGTAGGATAGGAGGGAATGCACAATTTTTCAGCATTTCAAGTGATACACTTGTCAATTTAGCTTTGCATAGTAATTCGTATGCTGTTATTCAAATCAAGCTTTCTACTCCAAATCTGTGTACCTTTGAATTTACCGGTGACATTATTCCGAAATTATGCGAGGGTGGACTTTCATCTGTTAAACAAGTAAATATTGATTCACAAAATATTTTAGCTTGTTCGGGGGATGCTTTAATTCTATTTAGCTGGTTGCTAGACCTTTCAAATGTAGAATCATTGACAGTCACTTCTACTATTCTTCAG ATTCTCTCCTTAGTTCCTGCTATGTTGGAGGTTAAGCTCCCTTCTTTGTATAACCTGAAGTCATTGAAAGTAGAACTGATACCACTTGATGATGGGCTTTTAAGACTATTAATGAAAGAAAACATGCTAAAAAAAGCTGCTGCCAAGTCAAGTAAAGAAGTTTTTAAGTTAAAAAAGGCATTTAAAGCACGTTTGGAACCACCAGCCATACCTGATGGAATAGTTGACTTCTTGCGGCAAAACTCGCCGTCGGCTGAAGTTAACATCACAACAAATTACCCGAGTTCTTTTAATCTGAAGCAG GTTGAAGAATCTATAAAGGGTgcgaagattatcaaatattgtTCACGATTCTCTGTGCCTTCCTCCTCTGTCGCATCTGCTTCGGCTGCCAAGTCTGCTTTCTGA